tataattatttttaatattgcgaCAATATTGCGTAAAAATTGTGCATTATTGAATTGCTCTTCCAAATTGACACATTCAATATGTATCTCACACGTGTGGTATGCAGTTTTACTACATTCTTTGCTATGCCTATATATCATGATTAATTGTCGAATCACCAAGctgcataattttatacttgtttattataattccgaTCTTTCCAAGGTAATACTACACGCTTTATCCTGCGTGATTGTCCATGACTTTTTTACGTTGAGGTAATTTGAATCTTGCCACTATCGCGCGTTACGTGttgatttatttcttatgcgctcgttgaaattatatatctttttaatcatGTTTACGCGCGtgaatgttaattattttccagATTCTTTCGAATCCGGAATTTCTAGCCGAAGGAACCGCTATTGAAGATTTGGTAAACGCGGATCGAGTACTAATCGGTGGAGAAGACTCGCCGGAAGGACAGGCAGCCATCGAAGAACTTTGCAAAGTTTACGAACATTGGATTCCAAGAGAAAACATTTTAACAACTAATACATGGAGTTCCGAACTGTCAAAGTTGGtgagtaattatttattttacgttttttttaaGTCTTAATATAGCAATGTTATTATAggtaatcaaatttaatagagataaatacatataaaatagttattttaataaataaatcagattttattgcaattcattatctataaatatagacAAACTTGGCAATAGTTTTAATGGTGTATTTGccactttgaaatattttggcACAACTTGATTTACAATGAGGCCTTTGACGCCTATTATgcttaatagaaaatttgctACTATAAATAGCTTAAATtcaatacgaaaaaaattgtcattttaaactaaattttctaCTACTTCATCGAGGTGatacattatgtattaaacttttaattatagtaaacattaacattttgtttataatatcaagagaagaaaagtaatttaaataatttattaaaatgaattaaatgtttaatttaagttgaaaatgtacaaatatttatttatatttatagttgtaCTGAAGCTAgatattttctacaattattaataatttaatattataatattactcatacatataattttttgaattaataatttcgtgaatataaattataagcaCTCGAAGtctatattacaaattattaataaatttttacaaactatTAATAAACCATTACaacttacaataaaattagatttggAAGATCCTAAGAAATAAgacaataaattgtaataatacgTAAACCACAGTTTGATAAACAATTGGTCCTTTTTTATTTGAGGCTGCAAATGCTTTTCTGGCACAACGAATATCCAGCATAAATTCATTGTCAGCCGTATGCGAAGCCACGGGTGCCGATGTGTCCGAGGTCGCTCGAGCAGTCGGACTTGATTCACGAATCGGTTCCAAGTTCCTTCACGCATCGGTCGGTTTCGGCGGTTCCTGCTTTCAAAAAGACATTCTAAATCTGGTGTACATTTGCGAGTGTTTGAATTTGCCTGAAGTGGCGGCGTATTGGCAACAGGTGATCGACATGAACGAATATCAGAAGTCAAGGTTTTCTGCGAAGGTCATAGAATCTCTCTTCAATACCGTGACGGATAAAAGGATTGCCATGTTAGGCTTCGcctttaagaaaaatacagGAGACACGCGTGAATCACCAGCGATTCACGTCGCCAAGACGTTGCTGGACGAAGGCGCTGTTCTTCATATTTATGATCCCAAGGTTAgctccgttttttttttatatgtacaatatgttTCAGATGTTATGTGTATTTGGTTTACTTTAgaaatagattaaattttattaaaataagtaattttcgatgtttattataatattttgttcgtATTacgctttaaattatttaaagaaaagaacaaTATTCTTTTCCTCTGcacgttatatatttatatttccaaactttatttagaaaaaatcttttattctagtttcatttaatattttaattaaagtatgatttaaatttttattaaagtaacatcaatttgtttattagtattattaaatgctaaataaattacatattacaccacattttgtatataaactattttacttaaagaaataatctgtaatatttttttaacactattgctcttcaattaaataatttaatttttacataaagtgacataaaaattaaaaggcaTTTTATAGtgaataattgttaatgaatACATTAGTAATGCTTTTCCATTTTATAGGTCGAGGAAACTCAAATTATTCAAGACTTGACTCATCCGAGTGTAACGAATAATCCCAAAGACGTAAAAAATCGAATCAGTATTTATAGAGATGCTTATACCGCTACGAAAAACACACATGCGATAGTTTTGTGCACCGAATGGGACGAATTTATTGTAAGTATCatcttttgataatttataatcacaGAATGCAACTTTGGATTAATTGACAAAGAATTGAagttaagaatttaattaagaaataacttctctctctctggtaagaatatttatatattattaatttaaccaTTAATCCAATTCAATAAtagtagaaattttttatgtaatttatgtgATTggctaatatttttatacaatcatGTTCAATATTATACCAATATAATACTCGTATAAATAAGTTAGTCacgattttattatcttatgtGCAATTCTTAGGAGCTGAATTATACACAGATTTATGCAGGCATGATGAAACCAGCATACATTTTTGACGGAAGGAAGATTTTAGATCATGATCGATTGCAAAGGATCGGTTTTGTTGTTCAAACTATTGGTAAAAAACTCACGAGATCCGCAATTTCAAGAGCGTGGGGTAGCCAGAcgcaaatttaaaagaaaatagaccAATTTATAAGCAATACTTCCAATTtgatacacaatatttataattataggaATCTTGTTGagttaatttagatatataaatgcatttaagGAATATAAGACATAGAATCtaataatctatattaataagtacGTTTATCCTTTGATGaacgtataaataattgactGAACAGCGTAATAACATGCAATTACatatgacatttattttatgttatatgtatcaatgttatttatatcaatttcctGTAACTGATATAGGTGACTAGGGGAAGGAAGTTATAAGatgaattacatttttcagaaatgtattttaacatGTAAAAGATActgaaaaaatgttatctttcatttttgtttattataagtGTCTTGATTTTTTATGAGATTAAGCTTCCTTCATAAAACTAGATCTGcctatatcgttattttattttacataacacatcatgtaatttttaccTCAAAACAAAGACaacttattgaaaaaaattatacatatattttttatcacatacataaattataagttaatttgatcatatattacatcaataatatatataaaagtttcataGTATGTTAAATGATGCAAAGTTTCAAGCAGAGATGATCATTCAAGTGATCTTATACATTAACATAGGCCATGGCTATTTATTTTGATGACAAAAATGGTCAAAGGCAAAGTTTGTTTGTATTACctgttatacaaatattataggataatctttttctcttcctctctctctttctgtcgtTCTCCCTCTCTTGTCTCGTGCGCGTGCGTGGATGGTTCTCTCCTCCTCTCAATGCGCATACCGGCAAcgctgtttaataaaaaaattgtcatgaATTTTtgcacttatttatttatactatcaattttattatagttaatttttgGATAAAGAGAATACATGCAATATCATATTCCATTAAAAGGATGATGAAAGgctaatattcttaaaatgtttaaaaattattttatacatttgttacgttattaaaaatatttcaaataacatttagaataaatttatatttaagaaatgttttttaccacaatcaaataataatatctattaatattattatttatttgtaaccagaattgtaatagaaagtctaattttatatatattagattatatatatatatatatatatatatatatatatatatatatatatatatatatgttatttaaaatattaattaataaaattatttctcgtgattaataaatataattagcgAGTTTTActatttctacaaaattgtgacactattttaatgatactaatttttacacacctatgtaaattacataaaactgCATAACGCGTATAGTTTGTAAGTatacatcataaaaaattataaataaatatttataaaaaaatatgcatttgtaTATGTGAGGACTATTTTCGtacatattatgaaaattaaatattcttgaaaaagaTTATGAGAAAAATGACATTCCATCACAAGTCcttgtttaagaaaaatgaaaaaaaaattgagacatacatatttataatattttttgcacacATACGTGCacacgatatatttaaaaagtaaaaattaataaaatgataactataTCAAATTACTTTATTGCGAATTGTAAAATTTGGATACTAATGAaatcaaaagtatatattgaATGTGCAAGTTGCCTTGCAATAGtgtatcaattttttgttactCCTATTGATGTAACATATACATGTgccaatataaaaatgatgaaataataattgcaaaaattttttaaaaatatattataaaataaatatgatttaactaacttataaaatattaatgctattaattgtaatgtaaaacctcttctaatttttaaattatttttttaattattattattttagtttgcaaattttttgagTGTGAAAACTACATAGTCGAacattaagtatttatttcaatcttaCGTTTGTACTGTATtgaaatattgtcaaaattcaatttctttttttttgtaaaattgttttaacttgttttaaattattatatttcgattttatacatgtgtgtgtgtgtgtgtgtgtgtgtgtgtttacaacaaaattctgaaaatggaatagtatatatatatatatatatatctcatttcatattttgtaatataacataaaatatttctctataatgtaattactgtttttttgtattttttaaaatatttaatttatttataatacatagttaatgaaaaaaacctgtaaatattatttaaacaatacgtaataattgattaaacgtaattttgaaatctacggcataataattttagtgtACACGCAGTTATATACGACCCTGAAAAGAAGACAGCGACATGTTTTGCGCACTATCGGCTGAAGGTTGAAGGGGCAGCGGCAGGCGGCAGGACAGGCGGCAGGCGGCAGTAGCGCGGCAGTAGCGGTAGTATCAGTCGCTGTTCGACGGTCGGCGTGCAAGGTCATTCCGGTGAGTGACAGCCGAGTCGAGATTGTGCCGAAATTACGGAGTAGTACTTGACGAGACGAGAACGATGATGCGTAGCGAGACGTCGTATTTGCGAAATCGAATCTTGCTGACGCACGATTATCAGTGATATCTGTCCTCGTGTGAGCTGTACcggtgaaaatatatattcctttgGTGTGGCGAGCGGCTTCTCGGCGTGCTCGTCCGAGGGCAATAGACCGGGCCTGTCGGTAGGAAAATGGCGGCGCATCTTCCGCGACGGAGACGTCGCACCACGGCGACAAACATCTGAAAAATTGTCGTGGAATAACCACCGGCCCGGAACCGTCATTCTCTTCGCGTTTACCCGGTAAGATATAATTCTCGCGGTGTTATATATTCGATCCGTAGAAGAGAGCGGTCGAGACTTATCTGGACCGACGTTCGTTCCGGACAACGTGAACAGAACGGTGTGTGAGCACAGCTCCCGTACGCTTGGAAAACAACTCTCTAAGAAAAAACAAGAGGACGTGAGAGAGCCGTGCGTGAGTGCGTGTACAGTGCGAGTTAGAAACACCGCGTTCGATCTCGGAAGTGGCTCTTATGCGAGTGAGCGCCGCGCGTCAGCGGCACCGACAGTGGCAACAACCGCGGTGACAAGTGTCTCGTCGGCGGGGCGACTCCTCGCCCCGTCCCCGGATCCTCCGTCCGGCGATCGGCGGAGGATGATACCGCGATCGACGTCGGCAGCGGTCGTCGTCGCCGCCCGCGAGTCACGCGCGCGACTCCGTCGCGATCGGCGCGATTGAGCCGCGACGATCGACAGTCCGTCAATCCCGGTCGTCAATCGAGAACCGTGAGGACGACGGACTCCTCGCGGATCCGCGACGGCGGACGGCACCCGATCATCACGGCGGACCACCGGCTGCGGCGGAAGCTCAGGGAAGATGAGAGGCGTTCGCGACGGCGGCATGGCGAGTTTCCTCGCCCTGGCTCTCCTATGCTTGTTCCACGCATCGTATCCTGTGAACGGTACGTGTATTTTTGTTACTCGAGAAACGTATCTCGTAGCGATAACACGTTGTAGCACAACCGGATCCTAATGCAATACATGCTACATGCGTTTGACATGCGGTAATATTGGCTAAAGTTTTATACTGCTATTTATGTATATCGGTGAATGGTAATGTAAATCTAAGAATTTGTGCAAATTTTGAGTGATAATCATGACTTGGGTTGCTTATGCGAGAAATATCTGTTACATATGGTATTCTGGAGAAAGTTGaaaattgtgtaaattatttatattaaatttatcacaaaataaaaacttgtttataAAACTCGATTGACTTAACAAGATTGATTGAGATATtagcataaatattataacagtttttttagaaattgttACGtgattctaattattattacatgtatcACACCTCCACTATAATATTCATTCATTAATTCTGTACAGCATATAATGCCTATGTTATCAcgattataaaagtatatatatatatagtgcattaaaatacaaaaataaaaaataaaaagaacctcaagttttatttgatacaattttacataaaatatttttgtaacatttttgtaGACTGCGCAAATACCACACCTTCCTTATCTAAAGATACAATAGATCCATGTCATGCTTTTTTAAGTAGAGATAggaaaaataacagaaatacGTTTAACACATGTCTCTCTCGCACGCGATTAATTgctaaaagtaattataaaatataatatcgagaaatacaacatatgtaaatattgactGCATTACTAcagaagtaattaaaataattaaatatttgactgACTATTGATttgataattctattttttattataattaaattttcaaattgaacacgcatatttattataatacatttattataaagtgtattaaaatatgtataatcacattcaaagtaaaatgttgaaaaagtgtatttcaatttaaatgattacACGTACACTAAGATATTGTTATACaattacagaaaatatattaatatattcaattatataaattgtgaaaatcgttttattttgtaattacttgtatcttaaatattataaatgtgttgacaacattaaacaaattgagtcaaacaattaaaatttatatcagacagtttagaatacatatatatgattaaaaaaatgatatatcttttttacaaaagtatCTAACGTTTTTCTTGTTGAACTTTAATCTGCAGTCTTATTGATAGATCTTTGATTATCTTATACAAAAAGAAAGGAACTCGATTGGatgcatgtatatgtatatatttaaatagtttgTTCTCGGTGACTAGATAATATActcaaaataatcttaaagatagaaaaattagTCGACTGAAGATTTAATATCGAACAAAAtcacatacaataataaaaaaaaggatgcaATATGATTTCGGCGAATCTCTTTTCTTGAATGCACTTTTATTTGTCCCACGCGATATGCTTTGTGAACGGATCTTTTACCAgagtgcgtgtatgtgtgtatatatatatatatatatatatatattttttgcatacgTGTATGCGTgaaatctctctctccctttctctctctttcgttttatatttttatcgagttCTGTCTCTCGCGCTCGTTCTGTCTCTCTGTGTAGCTCGCACGTCCCTATCTCTTCCTCTGTTTCACCGTTGCAGTCTCCGCTCCTCCTCTCTGTTACCGCTTTTTCCCCTTCGACGGCGCGTACATAACGTTGCGTAAGTAACGCGCCGTCGTGTACAGAAGGGCCGTTTAATCTCGTTGCTGCACGAGGTCCGAAAAGCATGCGGAAGGGTGAACCGGTGCAGTCGGTGCCTTCTACGTCGCGTTCTCCGCACCTCCGTTTTCAAGAGCCACATCAGAATGCACTTTAAGGAGGAACTGGGATAGATCAGttacgttaaaaattaatataaatctaacatatacattttgaGATTCACGAATTTGACATTGCGCAAGGCatctttaaaatctttaatctgttaaaattgataattaatttgtgaattaaagtaaatatgttttgtagaattaaaatttttatttaaattttcgcgATACGGTCGTTAGAAAAGAAGTTAGTTTGctgtaagataatattaacgattttgagattaaattatattatacaggacaaatttttactttaactaaataattgattattaattttatattttgaaagttcTTTGCGcaatgtcaaattcatgaatcttgaaatagatgtattagctttattaacttttgacgtaGCTAATTCGTCCATTTCCTTTTTAACCCTCTCTTTTCAATATGTCATCATGACTGTTTTAACTCTTGTAAAATCTATGGCGATAcgcatctttaattttatactaaagagcgctaaaaaataaaattttatcattaatttataatagatgaaataaaaaaatataaaatcataaagaaTGGAATACTACTTATGTTCCTACagtgaaaaatgtatatttttatatattgtttatttttttaaaagtgaaCTAATCAATATGGGATTatgtaatttgaataaaattgtagtTTATTTTCTACAGTTTTCATGGCATACATGGGCTACGTTTTGATATTGACTGCCAGTACTAAAAATCTATACTAGTATACGTGacgtaaattatagattttcagcACTAGCA
Above is a genomic segment from Anoplolepis gracilipes chromosome 3, ASM4749672v1, whole genome shotgun sequence containing:
- the Sgl gene encoding UDP-glucose 6-dehydrogenase; protein product: MTRIRKICCIGAGYVGGPTCSVIALKCPEIQVTVVDKSKERIAQWNSQKLPIYEPGLDEVVQKCRGKNLFFSTDIDTAIKEADLIFISVNTPTKTFGNGKGRAADLKYVESAARMIAEIATGDKIVVEKSTVPVRAAESIMNILRANHKPGVSYQILSNPEFLAEGTAIEDLVNADRVLIGGEDSPEGQAAIEELCKVYEHWIPRENILTTNTWSSELSKLAANAFLAQRISSINSLSAVCEATGADVSEVARAVGLDSRIGSKFLHASVGFGGSCFQKDILNLVYICECLNLPEVAAYWQQVIDMNEYQKSRFSAKVIESLFNTVTDKRIAMLGFAFKKNTGDTRESPAIHVAKTLLDEGAVLHIYDPKVEETQIIQDLTHPSVTNNPKDVKNRISIYRDAYTATKNTHAIVLCTEWDEFIELNYTQIYAGMMKPAYIFDGRKILDHDRLQRIGFVVQTIGKKLTRSAISRAWGSQTQI